Proteins encoded within one genomic window of Pararhizobium capsulatum DSM 1112:
- a CDS encoding YciI family protein: protein MRVMVIVKATEDSEAGIMPTTELLEAMGNYNEELVNAGIMLAGDGLHPSVKGKRIAFDGPSRTVSDGPFAETRELIAGFWLWEVKDMAEAVEWAKRCPNPMLGPSELEIRQVFEASDFGAELTPEIAEQEERLREKLTKA, encoded by the coding sequence ATGCGTGTGATGGTGATCGTAAAGGCGACCGAGGATAGCGAAGCGGGCATCATGCCCACGACCGAACTCCTGGAAGCCATGGGCAACTACAATGAAGAGCTGGTCAATGCCGGCATCATGCTGGCCGGCGATGGCCTTCATCCCTCGGTCAAGGGCAAGCGGATTGCATTCGATGGCCCAAGCCGCACCGTCAGCGACGGCCCCTTCGCAGAAACGCGCGAACTGATCGCCGGGTTCTGGCTGTGGGAAGTCAAGGACATGGCCGAAGCGGTCGAATGGGCGAAACGCTGCCCCAACCCCATGCTCGGTCCAAGCGAACTCGAAATCCGTCAGGTTTTCGAAGCTTCCGATTTCGGCGCGGAGCTGACGCCCGAAATCGCAGAGCAGGAAGAGCGGCTGCGCGAGAAGCTCACGAAGGCCTGA
- a CDS encoding RNA polymerase sigma factor, which translates to MTTREIHQAIETVFRIERARLIGGLARMVRDIGLAEELAQDALVIALSEWPKTGVPANPGAWLTAAAKRRAIDGFRRREMQARKHAEIGRDIESEQASGVEHIEAAMDDDIGDELLSLIFTACHPVLSPEARAALTLRLIGGLTAQEIARAFLSSEATIAQRIVRAKKTIAKADLVYEVPRGEERRARLESVLSVIYLIFNEGYAATSGPDLIRPTLSLEAQRLGRILAGLMPNEPEVFGLLALMELQSSRFAARVGADGLPVPLDKQNRARWDRLAIRRGLAALEHAHALGGASGPHVLQADLAACHARALKAEDTDWERIAGLYDRLVEVMPSPVVELNRAVAYTMAFGPDAGLEIVEGIEKSGALANYALLPAAKGDFLFRANRLSEAKVKFQEAAALSKNEKEKVFLLIRAADCR; encoded by the coding sequence GTGACGACGAGAGAGATACATCAGGCAATTGAAACGGTATTCCGCATCGAGCGGGCAAGGCTGATCGGCGGCCTCGCCCGGATGGTGAGGGACATCGGTCTAGCCGAGGAGCTGGCGCAGGATGCCCTCGTGATCGCGCTTTCCGAATGGCCGAAGACCGGGGTTCCGGCAAATCCGGGGGCTTGGCTGACGGCCGCCGCCAAGAGGCGGGCAATCGATGGTTTCCGCCGTCGCGAAATGCAGGCGCGAAAGCATGCCGAGATCGGCCGTGACATCGAGAGCGAGCAGGCATCGGGTGTCGAGCACATCGAGGCCGCCATGGACGACGATATCGGCGACGAACTCTTAAGCCTGATCTTCACTGCCTGCCATCCGGTGTTGTCGCCAGAGGCGCGTGCAGCCCTGACGTTGCGGTTGATCGGCGGGCTGACGGCGCAAGAGATCGCCCGCGCCTTCCTCTCCAGCGAAGCCACCATCGCTCAGCGCATCGTCCGCGCCAAGAAGACCATTGCCAAGGCGGATCTCGTCTATGAGGTTCCACGCGGCGAAGAGCGGCGGGCGCGGCTGGAATCAGTGCTGTCGGTGATCTATCTGATCTTCAACGAGGGCTATGCCGCGACCAGCGGACCGGACCTGATACGCCCGACGCTCTCTCTTGAGGCGCAACGCCTGGGCCGCATCCTTGCAGGCCTGATGCCAAACGAACCGGAGGTGTTCGGCCTGCTCGCACTCATGGAGTTACAGTCCTCCCGTTTTGCCGCCCGCGTCGGCGCGGACGGCCTGCCGGTGCCGCTCGATAAACAGAACCGGGCCAGATGGGACCGCCTGGCGATCCGCCGCGGTCTGGCTGCCCTTGAACACGCCCATGCACTTGGCGGCGCGTCAGGACCTCACGTGCTCCAGGCCGATCTCGCCGCCTGTCATGCAAGGGCGCTGAAGGCAGAGGATACGGACTGGGAAAGGATTGCCGGCCTTTATGACCGGCTTGTCGAGGTCATGCCGTCACCGGTCGTCGAGCTCAATCGCGCCGTTGCCTACACCATGGCTTTCGGCCCGGATGCTGGCCTGGAGATCGTCGAAGGGATCGAGAAGAGCGGTGCGCTTGCCAACTACGCCCTGCTGCCGGCGGCCAAAGGAGACTTCCTCTTCCGCGCGAACCGCTTGTCGGAAGCGAAAGTGAAATTCCAGGAAGCGGCGGCGCTGAGCAAGAATGAGAAGGAAAAGGTCTTCTTGCTTATACGTGCCGCCGATTGTCGTTAG
- a CDS encoding nucleoside deaminase codes for MTDRNRFMELALDEARRAGERGEVPIGAVVVHAGEVIGRAGNRTRELNDISSHAEIEAIREASAKLGSERLIDADLYVTLEPCTMCTAAISFARIRRLYYGAEDPKGGGVDNGVRFYRQPTCHHQPDVYSGMAESEASAILREFFRERRD; via the coding sequence ATGACTGACCGCAATCGTTTCATGGAATTGGCGCTCGACGAGGCCCGCCGCGCCGGCGAACGCGGTGAAGTACCGATCGGTGCTGTCGTCGTGCATGCCGGCGAGGTCATCGGGCGCGCTGGAAACCGCACCCGTGAGCTCAACGATATATCCTCCCATGCAGAGATCGAAGCCATTCGGGAGGCATCCGCGAAACTGGGCTCCGAGCGGCTGATCGATGCCGATCTCTACGTCACGCTCGAACCCTGCACCATGTGCACCGCGGCGATCTCCTTTGCCCGCATCCGGCGTCTTTACTATGGGGCGGAGGATCCGAAGGGCGGCGGCGTCGACAACGGCGTTCGCTTCTATCGTCAGCCCACCTGCCACCACCAGCCGGATGTCTATTCCGGCATGGCCGAAAGCGAGGCAAGCGCCATTCTCAGGGAGTTCTTTCGGGAACGGCGGGATTGA
- a CDS encoding pseudouridine synthase — MTPKDKSERPGAKRAGQASKFSAGKPRSDKPYGDKADRADKPYGAKPFGDKPRGGKPVGAKSAPRSPKPEADADRPRRPRPAAAETASAAPDEPQRISKILARVGVASRRDIERMIMEGRVSLNGKVLDSPVVNVTLADKIEVDGQPIRGIERTRLWLYHKPAGLVTTNSDPEGRATVFDRLPEDLPRVLSIGRLDINTEGLLLLTNDGGLARVLELPATGWLRRYRVRAHGEIDQAGLDKLKDGIAVDGVLYGSIEATLDKVQGSNVWITMGLREGKNREIKNVLGALGLEVNRLIRISYGPFQLGELAEGHAQEIRGRTLRDQLGPRLIEDAKANFEAPIFDAAPEEEEKPKKTERPAWGGEDRGGFREKPSDKRERALSRLDTRRDERGGGRPDRKGGRDEAPSFADRPKREPAHRARKTNVWMAPGARPVAEKKPKGTEAAAADTPLRRERPEGAPKSKRYGRNNEGQLVKSGRKFDPDRKRPSSMDRPDSGPRVVVKRAEDDNDWIRGEEAPQRDDRRDGGDRKRGFGGDDRKPRDFGDRPPRREGAGGFSDRARGDRPDGERPRKPFGDKPAGGRPFREGGDRKPRDFGDRPEGDRPRGKSFGGKSFGGDKPAGARPAGKPFGAKSGGPRGGKPGGRPAGGKPSGRPSGSGKPAGGGKPRGRGN; from the coding sequence ATGACACCCAAAGACAAGTCCGAACGCCCCGGAGCCAAGCGCGCCGGCCAGGCGAGCAAATTCTCCGCAGGCAAGCCTCGGAGCGACAAGCCCTATGGCGACAAGGCCGACAGGGCTGACAAACCCTATGGCGCAAAGCCCTTCGGCGATAAGCCGCGCGGCGGCAAGCCCGTGGGCGCAAAATCCGCACCCCGCTCGCCGAAGCCGGAAGCAGACGCAGACAGGCCGCGTCGACCACGGCCGGCGGCTGCCGAAACAGCTTCGGCAGCGCCCGATGAGCCGCAGCGCATTTCCAAGATCCTTGCCCGCGTCGGCGTCGCGTCACGCCGCGATATCGAGCGCATGATCATGGAAGGTCGTGTTTCGCTCAACGGCAAGGTGCTGGATTCGCCTGTTGTAAACGTGACGCTGGCGGATAAGATCGAAGTCGACGGGCAGCCGATCCGCGGTATCGAGCGTACACGCCTCTGGCTCTATCACAAGCCGGCCGGGCTGGTGACCACGAATTCCGATCCGGAAGGCCGTGCCACCGTGTTCGACCGCCTGCCGGAAGACCTGCCGCGCGTTCTCTCCATCGGCCGCCTCGACATCAACACCGAAGGCCTGCTGCTGCTGACCAATGACGGCGGTCTCGCCCGCGTGCTCGAACTGCCCGCCACCGGCTGGCTGCGCCGCTACCGCGTGCGCGCCCACGGCGAGATCGACCAGGCTGGCCTCGACAAGCTGAAGGACGGCATCGCCGTCGACGGCGTGCTCTATGGCAGCATCGAAGCGACGCTCGACAAGGTTCAGGGTTCCAACGTCTGGATCACCATGGGTCTTCGCGAAGGCAAGAACCGCGAGATCAAGAACGTGCTCGGCGCGCTCGGCCTCGAGGTCAATCGCCTGATCCGCATTTCCTACGGTCCGTTCCAGCTCGGTGAACTGGCGGAAGGCCACGCCCAGGAAATCCGCGGCCGCACGCTGCGCGACCAGCTGGGGCCGCGCCTGATCGAAGACGCCAAGGCCAATTTTGAAGCGCCTATCTTCGATGCCGCGCCGGAAGAGGAAGAGAAGCCGAAGAAGACTGAGCGTCCCGCATGGGGAGGCGAGGACCGCGGAGGGTTCCGTGAGAAGCCGTCCGACAAACGCGAACGCGCGCTGTCGCGCCTCGACACGCGCCGTGATGAACGTGGCGGTGGCCGTCCGGATCGCAAGGGCGGTCGTGACGAAGCTCCATCCTTTGCAGATCGGCCGAAGCGCGAACCGGCTCACCGTGCCCGCAAGACCAACGTCTGGATGGCGCCGGGCGCTCGCCCCGTTGCCGAAAAGAAACCGAAGGGCACCGAAGCCGCTGCAGCCGATACGCCGCTGCGCCGCGAACGCCCGGAAGGCGCGCCGAAGTCGAAGCGCTACGGCCGTAACAACGAAGGACAGCTGGTGAAGTCGGGTCGCAAGTTTGATCCGGATCGCAAGCGGCCCTCCAGCATGGATCGGCCCGACAGCGGCCCACGCGTCGTCGTCAAGCGCGCGGAAGACGACAACGACTGGATCCGTGGCGAGGAAGCTCCGCAGCGTGACGATCGTCGCGATGGCGGTGACCGCAAGCGCGGCTTCGGCGGTGACGACCGCAAGCCCCGTGATTTCGGTGATCGCCCGCCGCGCCGCGAAGGTGCAGGCGGCTTTTCGGATCGCGCCCGTGGAGATCGCCCGGACGGAGAGCGTCCGCGCAAGCCGTTTGGTGACAAGCCTGCTGGCGGCAGGCCGTTCCGTGAGGGTGGCGACCGCAAGCCGAGAGACTTCGGCGATCGGCCGGAAGGTGATCGTCCGCGGGGCAAAAGCTTTGGCGGAAAGAGCTTCGGAGGCGACAAGCCTGCGGGTGCCCGACCTGCCGGCAAGCCTTTCGGTGCTAAATCCGGTGGTCCGCGCGGCGGTAAACCCGGCGGCCGTCCGGCTGGTGGAAAGCCTTCGGGTCGACCCTCCGGTAGCGGCAAGCCTGCCGGCGGTGGCAAGCCGCGCGGTCGCGGGAACTGA
- the rsmD gene encoding 16S rRNA (guanine(966)-N(2))-methyltransferase RsmD, giving the protein MRIVGGEFRGRALAAPKSNDIRPTTDRTRESLFNILSHTYPEALDDTRVIDLFAGTGAVGLEALSRGCRQALFVEQGVEGRGLLRTNIETFGLQGRAKVFRRDACDLGFVGTTEPFHLLFADPPYGKGLGEKALASAAAGSWLVPGALAILEERTDVQPGLQDGFRFLEDRQFGDTRMHFYRYGS; this is encoded by the coding sequence GTGCGCATCGTCGGCGGTGAATTTCGTGGGCGCGCATTGGCCGCGCCCAAATCCAACGACATCCGGCCGACGACCGACCGGACGCGCGAAAGCCTGTTCAATATCCTGAGCCATACCTATCCCGAGGCGCTGGATGACACGCGCGTCATCGACCTGTTTGCCGGCACCGGCGCGGTGGGGCTCGAGGCCCTGTCACGTGGTTGCCGTCAGGCACTGTTCGTGGAGCAGGGCGTCGAAGGCAGGGGGCTGTTGCGCACCAATATAGAAACCTTCGGCCTGCAGGGACGCGCGAAAGTCTTTCGCCGCGATGCCTGCGATCTCGGCTTTGTCGGAACCACCGAACCGTTCCATTTGCTTTTCGCAGATCCGCCCTATGGCAAGGGGCTGGGCGAGAAAGCTTTGGCTTCCGCTGCCGCCGGGAGCTGGCTGGTGCCTGGCGCGCTTGCCATTCTTGAGGAGCGCACCGACGTGCAGCCGGGGCTCCAGGACGGTTTCCGTTTTCTGGAAGATCGCCAGTTCGGTGATACGCGCATGCACTTCTATCGTTACGGCTCTTGA
- a CDS encoding patatin-like phospholipase family protein, with amino-acid sequence MDQQSKSEHAPSSPSIALALGGGGARGIAHIHVIEVLDELGLRPKMIAGSSIGAIMGAAMAAGMRGTDIRSHTLTAISRRGELMNRLWRLRPASFVEAVKGGLGLGRFNLERVLDAFLPDAIPRDFADLAIPLKIMATDYYGQSEHVCARGDLRQAIAASAAIPALFRPVKIDGRVMIDGGVYNPVPFDHLHGKADIVIGVDVVGGPEGDGKTLPSRIDSLFGSGQLMMQSIIAMKLRAHPPDIFLRPEVNRFRVLDFLRAEEVLTATAGVRDDLKRALEAAIEARLKSR; translated from the coding sequence ATGGATCAGCAGTCAAAAAGCGAACACGCCCCTTCATCTCCCAGCATCGCGCTTGCCCTTGGCGGCGGCGGTGCCCGGGGCATCGCCCATATCCACGTCATCGAAGTGCTGGATGAACTCGGGCTGAGGCCAAAAATGATTGCGGGCTCCTCCATCGGCGCCATCATGGGCGCTGCCATGGCGGCCGGCATGCGCGGCACCGACATCCGCAGCCATACCTTGACGGCGATCAGCCGCCGCGGCGAGCTGATGAACAGGCTCTGGCGGCTGCGGCCTGCCAGCTTTGTCGAGGCTGTAAAGGGTGGCTTGGGACTCGGTCGCTTCAACCTCGAACGCGTACTCGATGCCTTTCTTCCGGATGCCATTCCGCGCGATTTCGCCGATCTCGCCATTCCGCTGAAAATCATGGCGACGGACTATTACGGCCAGAGCGAACATGTCTGCGCACGTGGCGACTTGCGGCAGGCGATCGCTGCATCCGCCGCCATTCCGGCTCTCTTTCGCCCGGTGAAGATCGATGGCCGTGTGATGATCGATGGCGGCGTCTATAATCCCGTGCCCTTCGATCACCTGCATGGCAAGGCCGATATAGTCATCGGCGTCGATGTCGTCGGCGGCCCGGAGGGGGATGGCAAGACGCTGCCCAGCCGGATCGACAGTCTGTTCGGCTCCGGTCAGCTGATGATGCAGTCGATCATCGCCATGAAGCTCAGGGCGCATCCGCCTGATATCTTCCTGCGTCCGGAGGTCAATCGTTTCCGGGTCCTGGATTTTCTGCGGGCGGAAGAGGTTCTGACTGCGACGGCCGGCGTGCGGGATGATCTCAAGCGTGCGCTGGAAGCCGCAATCGAGGCTCGTCTTAAGAGCCGGTAG
- a CDS encoding monovalent cation:proton antiporter-2 (CPA2) family protein translates to MTTTPALTSQALLLLGGAVFAAPIFRKLGLGTVLGYLAAGVIIGPLLHQISDGEQILGFAELGVVFLLFVIGLELNPSRLWQMRKDIFGLGTAQVILTGAILTPIIFWFGLLDWSGSVITGFGLALSSTAFALQILDEKNDTNTRYGQRAFSVLLLQDLAIVPLLALIPLLALQAPEDTTPPLEDFGVAIGAILAMVIAGRYLLNPIFQVLARTGAREVMIAAALLIVLGAASMMQLAGLSMAMGSFLAGVLLAESSYRHELEADIEPFRGILLALFFMAVGLSLRIDVIYDHYWLILIAVPLLVLIKASVIYALCRLTGSSHNDAIRIGLLLPQGGEFGFVLFSAAAFAGVFSTDTSSLLTVIVTVSMALTPAVSALTRFLVVEQEEATEELEEDFAGAGADVLMIGFSRFGQIASQILLAGGREVTIIDHSAARVRQAAGFGFRIYFGDGTRLDVLRAAGIEKAKIVAICTHNTETTDRIVDLLQAEYPNAKLYVRSYDRVHTLSLRARNVDYELRETFESGLVFGRETLEGLGVGGDMAQAITDDIRRRDEARLAVQATQGLSAGRDMLHHEPVKPEPLIKPKRETVTPANDDDDRILPEQARALAQSLGKTE, encoded by the coding sequence TGCCGCACCGATTTTCAGGAAACTGGGGCTTGGAACCGTGCTCGGCTATCTCGCAGCCGGCGTGATCATCGGCCCGCTGCTGCATCAGATCAGCGATGGCGAGCAGATCCTCGGCTTTGCCGAACTGGGTGTCGTCTTTCTTCTGTTCGTCATCGGGCTGGAGCTCAATCCCTCGCGCCTGTGGCAGATGCGCAAGGATATTTTCGGGCTCGGCACCGCCCAGGTGATCCTTACCGGCGCGATCCTGACGCCTATCATCTTCTGGTTCGGGCTTCTGGACTGGTCCGGCAGCGTCATCACCGGCTTCGGCCTTGCGCTGTCATCAACGGCCTTCGCGCTGCAGATCCTCGACGAGAAGAACGATACCAACACACGCTATGGGCAACGGGCCTTCTCTGTGCTGCTGCTGCAGGATCTGGCAATCGTGCCACTGCTGGCGCTCATTCCGCTTTTGGCGCTGCAGGCACCGGAAGACACGACACCGCCGCTTGAGGATTTCGGCGTCGCCATCGGGGCGATCCTGGCCATGGTGATCGCCGGTCGTTACCTGCTCAATCCGATTTTCCAGGTGCTTGCCCGCACGGGCGCGCGCGAGGTGATGATCGCGGCCGCCCTGCTCATCGTGCTCGGCGCCGCGTCCATGATGCAGCTCGCCGGGCTTTCCATGGCCATGGGCTCGTTCCTTGCCGGCGTGCTTCTGGCAGAATCGTCCTATCGCCACGAGCTGGAGGCTGACATCGAGCCTTTCCGCGGCATCCTGCTCGCGCTCTTTTTCATGGCGGTCGGTCTCTCGCTGAGGATCGACGTGATCTACGATCACTACTGGCTGATCCTGATTGCGGTACCGTTGCTGGTGCTGATCAAGGCGTCGGTGATCTACGCGCTTTGCCGGCTGACCGGCTCCAGCCACAATGATGCAATCCGTATCGGCCTGCTTCTGCCGCAAGGGGGCGAGTTCGGTTTCGTCCTGTTTTCGGCGGCAGCATTTGCCGGCGTCTTTTCCACCGACACCTCGTCGCTGCTGACCGTCATCGTCACTGTTTCAATGGCGCTGACGCCAGCCGTGTCCGCGCTCACCCGTTTCCTCGTGGTTGAACAGGAGGAAGCGACGGAGGAACTGGAAGAGGATTTTGCCGGCGCAGGTGCGGACGTGCTGATGATCGGTTTCTCACGCTTCGGTCAGATCGCCTCGCAGATCCTGCTTGCCGGCGGCCGCGAGGTGACGATCATCGACCATTCCGCCGCCCGCGTACGTCAGGCGGCGGGCTTCGGCTTTCGCATCTATTTCGGCGATGGCACCCGGCTCGACGTCTTGAGGGCGGCCGGCATCGAGAAGGCAAAGATCGTTGCGATCTGCACCCACAACACGGAAACAACAGACAGGATCGTCGATCTCCTGCAGGCCGAATATCCCAATGCGAAACTTTACGTCCGCTCCTACGACCGGGTTCACACGCTGTCGCTGCGGGCTCGAAATGTCGATTACGAGCTGCGCGAAACCTTCGAATCCGGTCTTGTCTTCGGGCGGGAGACGCTGGAGGGACTTGGTGTCGGCGGCGATATGGCCCAGGCGATCACCGACGACATCCGCCGCCGCGACGAGGCGCGGCTTGCCGTACAGGCCACCCAGGGACTTTCGGCCGGCCGCGACATGCTGCATCACGAACCCGTCAAACCCGAACCTCTGATCAAGCCGAAACGGGAAACCGTCACACCCGCCAATGACGATGACGACAGGATTTTGCCCGAGCAGGCAAGGGCACTGGCACAGTCGTTGGGCAAGACGGAGTAG